A single Osmerus mordax isolate fOsmMor3 chromosome 7, fOsmMor3.pri, whole genome shotgun sequence DNA region contains:
- the rbp7a gene encoding retinoid-binding protein 7a: protein MPDSFCGTWDMVSNANMEGYMVALGIGDNTRKIALKLKQKKVIEVQGDRYTIKTLTTFRKYIVSFKVGQTFEESTKGLDSRRCKSLVEWEGSRLVCEQTGEKRNRGWAHWIDDDKLHLELYCEGQVCKQVFKRIQ, encoded by the exons ATGCCAGACAGCTTCTGTGGAACATGGGACATGGTCAGCAACGCCAACATGGAAGGATACATGGTGGCGCTTG GCATAGGCGACAACACACGTAAGATCGCTCTGAAACTGAAGCAGAAGAAGGTGATCGAGGTGCAGGGAGATCGCTACACCATCAAAACTCTCACCACCTTCCGGAAATACATTGTCTCTTTCAAGGTTGGACAGACATTCGAGGAGTCCACCAAGGGTCTGGACAGCAGACGCTGCAAG tcGCTGGTGGAGTGGGagggcagcaggctggtgtgtgagcAGACTGGGGAGAAGAGGAACCGGGGCTGGGCTCACTGGATCGACGACGACAAACTGCATCTG gagCTGTATTGTGAAGGGCAAGTTTGCAAGCAAGTTTTCAAAAGAATACAGTGA